Genomic window (Croceicoccus sp. Ery15):
CTGCGCGTAACGCCGGGCCGGTACTATAAGGAATTGCTGCGCGATCGCGGGCTGACCGTCGGACGGCTCGACAGCCGCTATACGGGCGTCGATTACGACAGCGCAGGCGAATATCCCGACAACGACCCCAGCTTCTATGGCATCGATGCGGGCTATGCCGCCGCGATCAACAGCTGGCTACGCGACGACATCGGGTACGAGACCGAGCGCCAGTATGTCACCATCGGCGGCGTGGGCGACTGGGACTGGAAGTTGCAGGGCGGGCGCGACACCAATGCCTATCTGTCGGTCGCCCCTTTTCTGGGCAAGGCACTGCGCGAAAATTCGGACATGCGCATCTTTGTCGGCCAGGGCTGGTACGATTTCGCCACGCCTTTCTTCGCCGCCGAATATTCGCTGTCGCGCACCGGTTTCGACCCCGCGCGTATCAAGTTTCAATATTACGATTCAGGACATATGATGTATATCCGCGATCAGGACCGCGCCAAGCTTTCCCGTGATGTCAGGGCGTTCATCAATGCGCGATAAGGCTGGCTGGATCGGCGCGAGCCTGCTGCTCGCCGCCCTGGCGCTGACGGGGTGTTCGGGCGATGACGAGCAGGCTGCGGCCGCCGCGCCCATACGTTTGCAACTGACCGGAACGGCCCATGCCGCATCGGGCCATGCCATGCCCGGCAAGATCGATCCGCAAGACGGTCGCTGGCAGCGCAAGGGCCAGACCGCGCTTTACGGCGAACCCGGCCAACCTGCCCTGCTGAAAATCGCGTGCCGGAAGGGCATGGTAGAGGCAGTGCGCAATGTCCCGTCCGACAAGGGGGCGAAAGCGATGCTCTCCTTCGTCGGCTATCGCGGCGTTTTGAGGCTGCCGGTCGACAATAATGGCGCGCGCTGGGCGGGGGCGCTTCCCGCCGATGACAGGAACTGGATCGCGCTGACCGGCGGGCCGTTCTATGCCACGGTCGCGGGCGGCGGAAAGGTCATCTTTCCCGCATCGTCCATTCTGGGCGATCTGGTGGAGGGCTGCAGGCCGCAAGCCCCCCAAACGCCGGTAGCCGTATAAAAACTGCCGCCTAAAGCTTGCCGAATTTTTCTTCGTAACCGGCGGTATCCCCGCTGGCGAGGTAACGCGCCTGCGTCCGCCAGTCGTCACGTTCGATCCGGCCGGAAAAGCGCCCCATCTTCGCGTCGATTTCCTGAACGTCGGCATCGCTCCACGCCGCGATCTGGTCATAACGCGAAATACCCATGGACGAGAGCAGTTCGGCCAGTTTCGGCCCCACGCCCTTGATCCGCGTCATATCGTCGGTCGCGCCGTTATCGTGCAGCTTGATCGCGGCGGCCACGGCCTGCGCATCCTCGGCAGTGTCGGGCATCCGGTCTTGCGGTGCCGCCTTGGCTGCCTCGGCTGCCTCATGCTCTTCTTCGGCCATCAGCGCGGCGGCGGCGACGGCCACCCCTGCACCGCCCAGCGTTTCGGGCACGGCGGGCGGCTCGTGCTCGTGCAGCGGCTTGCCCGCGCTGGCGGGCGGTGCATCGATAAAGGCCTGATTGCGCTGCGCGGGCGCGACGCCCTCGTCCAGCACATCGGGTCGAAAACTGCGATCACGCGTTTTCTTGGGCCTTGCGATCAACCAGACGGCGATCAGTACGGCCACGATCACGACCAGCAGGAACGCCAGCCAGTTCGACTGGATCATCTCAACCATTTAGCTTTCCTCGCTCTTCCCTATATCGCCGCCCACCGGTTGCCCCCGATAGATCCGGCCTTTCGACACCTGCCTCTTGGCACGCTCTTGCGTCAATCGCGCCAGACGGGCGCGGCGTTGCAGCCAGCTCATCATCAGCGCAAGCACCGCGCCATAGACGATGAGCATAAAGACCATCAGTTCAACCCAAAGCGGCATAGACTGGCTCTAACCCTTTTCTCGTTCAACCGGCATCGGGAATATCGATGGGCGTCGGCTTTAACGGTGCGACTTCGATCACCGAAAACTCGATGCGGCGGTTGGCGGGGTCCTCGGGCTCCAGCCCCTCGATCGGCTGTGCCGACCCCACGCCTGCGGCACGCAGCGAATCGCGGGGCAACCCGCGCTGCACCAAAGCGCTGCGAACCGCCGCGGCACGCTCGCGCGACAGGCGCAGATTGACCGATGCATCGCCCACCGCGTCCGAATGGCCGGTGATCGCGATAATGCTGCCCCTGCACGGTTTCAGCGCGCCCGCAACCTCGTCCAGCAAAACCTCGCTCGCCGGATCGATCTCGGCGCTGCTCTGGCTGAAACGGATCACGCGCACGGCCAGCAATGTCTCAACATCGCGCTGGCAGTGATAGGGACCGGCCTCGATCACAGGTTCAGGCACGGCGGAGCTGCGCGATCGGCGGTCCCAATGCGCACCTCCGACGCCGGGCAGATTGGCCACGGCACGCGCCACGCGGGCGCGGACATCGTCGGGCAAATCCTCTCCGCCACGCAGTACCGGATGGCGCGTGGGCCAGCCATTGGTGGTGGTGAAATCGGCGATGATGCCCGTGCCGCCATGGGCCGCGATCGCCTTTTGCGCCCGCGCCTCCAGCCGCCCGATCATATTCTCGCCGGTCTGCGCATTGGCGATCAGCGCGATGCATGCGGTTATGATCGCACCGGTCAGAATGCGCAGCCAGGTCGGTATGGCAAGAATAAGCCTCATGCCCCTTCCCTAGCGAAGCATTCCGGTCGGTGAAAGCATGTCACCCTTCCGCGCTCGCCCCGGCCTTGTTGCCCGATTTGAACAATACCCGATCTTCTGGTCCAAAGCCGCGTTTCCATATGACATAGCCATAAGTTGCAAGGATCGCGGGCGCGCCGATGGCAAGCTCGATCCACTCCGGCGTCAGCGTGAACAGATAGCCGACCACCACAGCCGGCGCGATGGCCCAGATCAGCGGCCAGCGGAAATTATTGATCGACTGGCCCAGCATGCGGCCCAGCATTCTGGACTTGGTGATCGATGCGAATGCTAGTGCCAGCCCCAAGGCCAGCGCGACCGAAGCCGCCTGAAACGGCTCTGCCAGGTCGAAATGCTGCGCCAGCATGATCA
Coding sequences:
- a CDS encoding OmpA family protein; the protein is MRLILAIPTWLRILTGAIITACIALIANAQTGENMIGRLEARAQKAIAAHGGTGIIADFTTTNGWPTRHPVLRGGEDLPDDVRARVARAVANLPGVGGAHWDRRSRSSAVPEPVIEAGPYHCQRDVETLLAVRVIRFSQSSAEIDPASEVLLDEVAGALKPCRGSIIAITGHSDAVGDASVNLRLSRERAAAVRSALVQRGLPRDSLRAAGVGSAQPIEGLEPEDPANRRIEFSVIEVAPLKPTPIDIPDAG